The Nocardioides campestrisoli genome includes a window with the following:
- a CDS encoding LppX_LprAFG lipoprotein has protein sequence MRHSLFLRRAAAAAAVPLVLSALAACGSEPGDDEPQGGGTAVVGGVEPGEDVSTEEFVDLIAAAAEAATSAHVTMEVDGSALSYESEGDIDYSTMPPSSRMTLTDESMGGEVESIQVDGFSYTLLPETDGKWLETDLSGLQEGLGGLGAFDPATSTDMLRAALTSVVYVGPDEVDGEDLEHYTATVGTEEMLGEMLADSSLPLPDLPDELTYDIWFDQEGLQRRLEVDMGEGVGTTTMTMSDWGKEVRIEKPPADQITDSIPAP, from the coding sequence ATGCGCCACTCCCTGTTCCTCAGGAGGGCCGCAGCAGCGGCCGCCGTCCCGCTCGTGCTGAGCGCACTCGCCGCGTGCGGGTCCGAGCCGGGCGACGACGAGCCCCAGGGTGGCGGCACTGCCGTCGTGGGGGGCGTGGAGCCCGGTGAGGACGTCTCGACCGAGGAGTTCGTCGACCTCATCGCCGCGGCCGCCGAGGCGGCCACGAGTGCGCACGTCACCATGGAGGTCGACGGGTCCGCGCTGAGCTACGAGTCCGAGGGCGACATCGACTACTCGACCATGCCGCCGTCCTCACGGATGACCCTCACGGACGAGTCCATGGGGGGAGAGGTGGAGTCGATCCAGGTCGACGGGTTCAGCTACACGTTGCTCCCTGAGACGGATGGCAAGTGGCTCGAGACGGATCTCAGCGGCTTGCAGGAGGGCCTCGGTGGGCTCGGGGCGTTCGACCCCGCCACGTCCACCGACATGCTGCGCGCCGCCCTCACCTCCGTGGTCTACGTGGGCCCGGACGAGGTCGACGGCGAGGACCTGGAGCACTACACGGCCACGGTGGGGACCGAGGAGATGCTGGGCGAGATGCTCGCAGACAGCTCGCTGCCCTTGCCGGACCTTCCCGACGAGCTCACCTACGACATCTGGTTCGACCAGGAGGGTCTCCAGCGTCGCCTCGAGGTGGACATGGGCGAGGGCGTCGGCACCACGACGATGACCATGTCCGACTGGGGCAAGGAGGTCCGGATCGAGAAGCCTCCGGCCGATCAGATCACCGACTCGATCCCGGCCCCGTAG
- a CDS encoding RDD family protein, whose product MIDTASWGQRLLALLIDWLACQAVVWLFLGIGGWLDNPYAGFMTTGLFLVESAVLTAVAGGSFGQLATRLRVVRIGAPGEAPRPLGLLQAFLRQLLVLLVVPPLVFRPDGRGLHDIAVSSAAVRLDSLRAPRQ is encoded by the coding sequence GTGATCGACACCGCGTCCTGGGGACAGCGTCTGCTGGCTCTGCTGATCGACTGGCTGGCCTGCCAGGCCGTGGTGTGGCTCTTCCTCGGCATCGGCGGCTGGCTCGACAACCCGTACGCCGGCTTCATGACGACCGGGCTCTTCCTGGTCGAGTCGGCGGTGCTCACCGCGGTGGCCGGCGGCTCCTTCGGCCAGCTCGCCACCCGCCTGCGGGTGGTCAGGATCGGCGCGCCCGGCGAGGCTCCGCGCCCGCTGGGGCTGCTGCAGGCCTTCCTGCGCCAGCTCCTGGTGCTCCTGGTGGTCCCGCCGCTGGTCTTCCGCCCTGACGGCCGAGGGCTGCACGACATCGCCGTGAGCTCGGCCGCGGTGAGACTGGACTCCTTGCGCGCTCCGCGTCAGTAG